A region from the Leguminivora glycinivorella isolate SPB_JAAS2020 chromosome 3, LegGlyc_1.1, whole genome shotgun sequence genome encodes:
- the LOC125242555 gene encoding STAM-binding protein-like A isoform X1: MQSQDKRHKQVDLGSLDPSARVKQLANYGAMVEVDPNVPPRRYYRSGLEMVRMANVYLAEGSLENAYILYMKFMTLFLEKMRKHPEYASVPAQVKSVNQAKLKEVMPKAEKLKQKLLEQFAKEHKLYQENEVKRRLAEEQRKKQEQDDAKLAERLQADEDGRDHPHLKDADKWAVSPSAPPVDGVLYPDDFANTPPRAPPHHYTPVPPLIPPSHQDSTTTGLVPGLWGLRAVVVPAGLMTQFLRLAQPNTRRDIETCGILAGKLERDQLKITHVIIPQQTGTADSCSTNNEEDIFLYQDQNNLITLGWIHTHPTQTAFLSSVDLHTQCSYQLMMPEAIAIVCAPKYNETGFFALTPDHGMQYITNCRQTGFHPHVEDPPLFYTVDHIRIDQSATVEMVDLRR; the protein is encoded by the exons ATGCAGTCACAGGACAAGCGGCATAAACAGGTGGACTTGGGTTCTTTAGACCCCTCGGCCAGAGTCAAACAGCTAGCTAACTACGGAGCTATGGTTGAGGTAGACCCGAATGTGCCGCCGAGGAG ATACTACCGATCAGGCCTAGAAATGGTTAGAATGGCAAATGTATATCTAGCAGAAGGCAGTCTCGAGAATGCATACATATTATACATGAAGTTCATGACGCTCTTCCTTGAGAAGATGCGTAAGCACCCGGAGTATGCCTCAGTGCCAGCACAG GTGAAGAGTGTGAACCAGGCCAAGCTGAAGGAGGTGATGCCTAAAGCGGAGAAGCTTAAACAGAAACTGCTCGAGCAGTTTGCTAAAGAGCATAAACTGTATCAGGAGAATGAG GTGAAGAGACGTTTGGCAGAGGAGCAGAGAAAGAAGCAAGAGCAAGATGACGCCAAGTTAGCAGAGCGACTGCAAGCCGACGAGGACGGACGGGATCACCCACATTTGAAGGACGCG GACAAATGGGCCGTGTCGCCATCAGCGCCACCTGTGGACGGAGTGCTGTACCCGGATGACTTCGCGAACACACCGCCTCGGGCGCCCCCGCACCACTACACGCCCGTGCCGCCACTCATCCCGCCTTCGCACCA AGACAGCACAACAACAGGTCTGGTCCCAGGTCTATGGGGCTTACGCGCCGTGGTGGTACCAGCGGGTCTGATGACCCAGTTCCTCCGGCTTGCCCAGCCCAACACACGCCGAGACATTGAAACGTGCGGGATTCTCGCCGGGAAACTG GAACGCGACCAGCTGAAGATCACCCACGTGATTATCCCTCAGCAGACCGGCACCGCGGACTCGTGCAGTACTAATAATGAGGAGGACATTTTCCTGTACCAGGACCAGAATAATCTCATCACGCTTGGTTGGATACAC ACGCACCCGACGCAGACGGCGTTCCTGTCATCCGTGGACCTTCACACGCAGTGCTCCTACCAGCTCATGATGCCCGAGGCCATAGCGATCGTCTGTGCGCCCAAATACAACGA GACTGGATTCTTCGCGCTAACGCCAGACCACGGCATGCAGTACATCACAAACTGCCGGCAGACGGGCTTCCATCCACACGTTGAGGACCCGCCACTCTTCTAC ACGGTAGATCACATTCGCATCGACCAGTCAGCCACCGTCGAGATGGTGGATCTCCGGAGATGA
- the LOC125242555 gene encoding STAM-binding protein-like A isoform X2, which yields MVRMANVYLAEGSLENAYILYMKFMTLFLEKMRKHPEYASVPAQVKSVNQAKLKEVMPKAEKLKQKLLEQFAKEHKLYQENEVKRRLAEEQRKKQEQDDAKLAERLQADEDGRDHPHLKDADKWAVSPSAPPVDGVLYPDDFANTPPRAPPHHYTPVPPLIPPSHQDSTTTGLVPGLWGLRAVVVPAGLMTQFLRLAQPNTRRDIETCGILAGKLERDQLKITHVIIPQQTGTADSCSTNNEEDIFLYQDQNNLITLGWIHTHPTQTAFLSSVDLHTQCSYQLMMPEAIAIVCAPKYNETGFFALTPDHGMQYITNCRQTGFHPHVEDPPLFYTVDHIRIDQSATVEMVDLRR from the exons ATGGTTAGAATGGCAAATGTATATCTAGCAGAAGGCAGTCTCGAGAATGCATACATATTATACATGAAGTTCATGACGCTCTTCCTTGAGAAGATGCGTAAGCACCCGGAGTATGCCTCAGTGCCAGCACAG GTGAAGAGTGTGAACCAGGCCAAGCTGAAGGAGGTGATGCCTAAAGCGGAGAAGCTTAAACAGAAACTGCTCGAGCAGTTTGCTAAAGAGCATAAACTGTATCAGGAGAATGAG GTGAAGAGACGTTTGGCAGAGGAGCAGAGAAAGAAGCAAGAGCAAGATGACGCCAAGTTAGCAGAGCGACTGCAAGCCGACGAGGACGGACGGGATCACCCACATTTGAAGGACGCG GACAAATGGGCCGTGTCGCCATCAGCGCCACCTGTGGACGGAGTGCTGTACCCGGATGACTTCGCGAACACACCGCCTCGGGCGCCCCCGCACCACTACACGCCCGTGCCGCCACTCATCCCGCCTTCGCACCA AGACAGCACAACAACAGGTCTGGTCCCAGGTCTATGGGGCTTACGCGCCGTGGTGGTACCAGCGGGTCTGATGACCCAGTTCCTCCGGCTTGCCCAGCCCAACACACGCCGAGACATTGAAACGTGCGGGATTCTCGCCGGGAAACTG GAACGCGACCAGCTGAAGATCACCCACGTGATTATCCCTCAGCAGACCGGCACCGCGGACTCGTGCAGTACTAATAATGAGGAGGACATTTTCCTGTACCAGGACCAGAATAATCTCATCACGCTTGGTTGGATACAC ACGCACCCGACGCAGACGGCGTTCCTGTCATCCGTGGACCTTCACACGCAGTGCTCCTACCAGCTCATGATGCCCGAGGCCATAGCGATCGTCTGTGCGCCCAAATACAACGA GACTGGATTCTTCGCGCTAACGCCAGACCACGGCATGCAGTACATCACAAACTGCCGGCAGACGGGCTTCCATCCACACGTTGAGGACCCGCCACTCTTCTAC ACGGTAGATCACATTCGCATCGACCAGTCAGCCACCGTCGAGATGGTGGATCTCCGGAGATGA